One region of Phycisphaerales bacterium genomic DNA includes:
- a CDS encoding ATP-binding protein translates to MIAPAERMQAADVIASRTDELFRQHLHALHVRTDRLFAWLLATQCAAGFLGAFLLTPRTWSGADSSVHPHVWGVLLMGSIITIVPILLTRLAPGAALTRHVIAASQVSWSALFIHITGGRIETHFHVFGSLAFLALYRDFRVTLTATAVVAIDHLVRGLWFPQSVFGIVDASQWRWLEHAAWVLFEDAILIPSCLRGLKDMRSMSERQAQLEASNAATEEVVRERTQELKKAYEDLRQASAEREGLYGRLVSASRRAGMAEVATGVLHNVGNVLNSVNVAAHLMAQRLRESEIQNLVRVSEILQQHQADLGQFLEKDQRGRHVPTFIIEAAQCLARERDELEGELRSIMQGVEHVKHVVTLQQEHAKSPSMIDAARPREVVDAALELVRESMIRHGIEVVRSIETDATFALDKHQVIQILVNLITNARQAMNTSAVKRITIHVSLQGGDGKEEVRFSVLDTGAGIAPEHLTRVFQHGFTTKADGHGFGLHSAATAAQAMGGSLSANSEGPGRGAQFVLTLPAVRTHGGPAASGTNVCIAS, encoded by the coding sequence ATGATCGCGCCTGCCGAGCGAATGCAAGCAGCCGACGTCATCGCGTCCCGCACCGACGAGTTGTTCCGGCAGCACCTGCATGCACTTCACGTCCGAACTGACCGATTGTTCGCCTGGCTTCTCGCCACTCAGTGCGCGGCAGGGTTCCTGGGCGCTTTCCTGCTGACTCCAAGGACATGGTCCGGCGCGGATAGCTCCGTGCATCCGCATGTGTGGGGCGTGCTTCTGATGGGGTCGATCATCACGATCGTGCCCATCCTGCTCACTCGGCTTGCGCCCGGGGCGGCGCTTACAAGGCATGTGATCGCGGCATCTCAGGTCAGCTGGTCCGCGCTGTTCATCCACATTACCGGCGGACGCATTGAAACCCACTTCCATGTGTTCGGATCACTCGCGTTCTTGGCGCTTTATCGGGACTTCCGGGTGACGCTGACAGCGACGGCAGTGGTGGCGATCGACCACCTCGTCCGCGGGCTGTGGTTCCCCCAATCGGTGTTCGGAATCGTGGATGCGAGCCAATGGCGCTGGCTTGAGCATGCAGCATGGGTGCTGTTCGAGGACGCGATCCTGATCCCCTCATGCCTGCGAGGGCTCAAGGACATGCGGTCAATGTCAGAGCGGCAGGCTCAGCTTGAAGCCAGCAACGCCGCGACCGAGGAGGTCGTGCGAGAACGGACGCAGGAGCTGAAGAAGGCCTATGAGGATCTGCGTCAGGCTTCGGCCGAGCGCGAGGGGCTCTATGGGCGGCTGGTATCTGCCTCCCGCCGGGCTGGCATGGCAGAGGTTGCGACCGGCGTTCTTCACAATGTTGGGAATGTGCTCAACAGCGTCAATGTTGCCGCGCATCTGATGGCGCAGCGGCTGCGAGAGAGCGAGATCCAGAATCTCGTCCGAGTTTCCGAGATCCTTCAGCAGCATCAGGCGGACCTGGGGCAGTTCCTGGAGAAGGACCAGCGTGGCCGGCATGTCCCAACGTTCATCATTGAGGCAGCTCAGTGCCTGGCGCGGGAACGTGACGAACTGGAGGGCGAACTGCGGTCCATCATGCAGGGGGTCGAGCACGTAAAGCACGTCGTCACGCTTCAGCAGGAGCATGCAAAGAGTCCGAGCATGATCGATGCGGCACGGCCTCGCGAGGTGGTGGACGCTGCGCTCGAGCTGGTGCGTGAATCGATGATCCGGCATGGCATCGAGGTCGTCCGCAGCATCGAGACGGATGCGACTTTCGCTCTGGACAAGCATCAGGTGATTCAGATCCTGGTAAACCTGATCACAAACGCGAGGCAGGCGATGAATACGAGCGCTGTCAAGCGGATCACCATCCATGTGAGCCTCCAGGGCGGCGACGGGAAAGAGGAGGTCCGCTTCAGCGTGCTCGACACCGGCGCCGGGATCGCGCCCGAGCACCTCACCCGCGTGTTCCAGCACGGATTCACGACCAAGGCGGACGGGCATGGGTTTGGTTTGCATAGCGCCGCAACCGCAGCACAGGCTATGGGCGGCTCGCTTTCAGCGAACAGCGAGGGGCCGGGGCGGGGCGCTCAGTTTGTGCTCACCCTCCCGGCAGTTCGCACACATGGAGGTCCAGCGGCGTCTGGGACCAACGTATGCATCGCATCCTGA